Proteins co-encoded in one Candidatus Korarchaeum sp. genomic window:
- a CDS encoding TIGR00269 family protein, whose translation MSSIKRRAWSVMKKELLPGDKLMVAHSGGKDSSLALLLTKEFSDEMRELDLKVISVTLDEGTLYRRSSIELARKLAEKLQVRHLTIQMRDILGFSLEDLRLAIPKGWKRNACTYCGVLRRQLLNAVAREIGATVLVTGHNLDDLVQTSIMNLVRGDANALVKTIRHERKYGEGLVPRVRPLKYVYEREIASLVVALGIPAHLGKCPLAQGMRISIRREIDLIEDSNPGAKLRAFLFLENISSKMKIDIGLRKCSVCGEPTTSEVCKACQLRGEAFRLMGIEDKNIRLDGLKALRDSAFRP comes from the coding sequence ATGAGTTCTATCAAGAGGAGAGCCTGGTCCGTGATGAAGAAGGAACTCCTCCCAGGGGACAAATTAATGGTAGCTCATTCGGGAGGGAAGGACAGCTCATTAGCGCTCCTCTTGACCAAAGAGTTCTCTGATGAGATGAGAGAGTTAGATTTGAAGGTGATATCAGTGACATTAGATGAGGGGACTCTCTATAGGAGATCTTCCATAGAACTAGCGAGGAAGTTAGCTGAGAAGCTGCAAGTCAGACATCTTACTATCCAAATGAGGGATATCCTCGGGTTCTCCCTAGAGGATCTGAGGCTAGCTATACCGAAGGGGTGGAAGAGGAATGCTTGTACTTACTGCGGTGTTTTAAGGAGGCAATTATTGAATGCAGTAGCGAGAGAGATAGGGGCTACGGTTTTAGTTACTGGCCACAATCTGGATGACTTAGTCCAGACCTCTATTATGAACCTCGTGAGGGGGGATGCTAACGCTCTAGTGAAGACGATAAGGCATGAGAGGAAGTATGGGGAGGGACTCGTCCCCAGGGTTAGACCATTGAAGTACGTCTATGAGAGGGAGATAGCTAGTCTTGTTGTAGCTCTCGGGATCCCAGCTCACTTAGGGAAGTGCCCTCTAGCTCAAGGAATGAGAATAAGTATAAGGAGGGAAATAGATCTCATAGAGGATTCTAATCCTGGAGCAAAGCTCAGAGCTTTCTTATTCCTCGAGAACATCTCATCGAAGATGAAGATCGATATCGGCTTGAGGAAGTGTTCAGTGTGCGGGGAGCCCACTACTTCAGAGGTATGTAAGGCATGTCAACTTAGGGGAGAAGCTTTCCGTCTTATGGGGATTGAGGATAAAAATATTAGGTTAGATGGGCTTAAAGCTTTAAGGGATTCAGCATTTCGACCTTAG
- a CDS encoding N-acetyltransferase: MYLSKKAIIDGVSFEGEAVVLGETIIGKGSVIGFYSVIGYPTLPKVRGREVSIEEYDRLSEGAKLGEGCFIRSHSVIYERVTLGNNVQTGHSVLIREDSSVGDRTLIGTHSIVDGRVKIGRDVSIQSGVYIPPMSEIGDRVFLAPFVVITNDKYPPSRRLSGVKIEDDAIIGANSVLVSGVRIGEGAVVASGAVVTRDVEPRKVVMGVPARVVGTREEYDRKRREYEGI, encoded by the coding sequence ATGTATTTATCTAAAAAGGCGATTATCGATGGAGTCAGCTTCGAGGGGGAAGCCGTGGTCCTAGGTGAGACGATAATAGGCAAGGGGTCCGTGATAGGGTTCTACTCAGTGATAGGATATCCAACACTTCCGAAAGTGAGGGGTAGGGAAGTGAGCATAGAGGAGTACGATCGCTTGAGCGAAGGAGCTAAGTTGGGGGAGGGGTGCTTCATAAGGAGTCATTCAGTCATATATGAGAGGGTGACTCTGGGCAATAACGTTCAAACCGGGCATTCTGTCCTGATAAGGGAGGACTCGAGTGTGGGAGATCGTACTTTGATAGGGACTCATTCCATTGTGGATGGAAGGGTTAAGATAGGGAGGGATGTGAGTATCCAGAGCGGGGTCTATATACCTCCGATGAGTGAGATAGGCGATAGGGTCTTCCTAGCGCCATTCGTGGTAATCACTAACGATAAATATCCGCCGAGTAGGAGGCTGTCGGGAGTCAAGATAGAGGATGATGCGATAATAGGCGCTAATTCCGTACTAGTCTCAGGTGTGAGGATAGGGGAAGGTGCTGTAGTAGCCTCAGGAGCTGTTGTAACTAGAGATGTCGAGCCCCGAAAGGTCGTTATGGGAGTCCCAGCGAGAGTCGTCGGAACTAGAGAGGAGTATGATAGGAAAAGGAGGGAATATGAAGGGATCTAG
- the radA gene encoding DNA repair and recombination protein RadA, translating to MPRRKVRVEEPPEDEFEEESEDYYEEESDVSGEYDLTELEGVGPATARRLVEAGFTSLESIAMSTPSELAVYAGISETVAQKIIQAARSKLNIDVMSAYDFYQQRKAVQRITTGSKALDELLGGGVETQSITEIYGPYGSGKTQFCHQMAVTVQLAEDKGGLGRGAMYIDTEGTFRPERIIQIAERFKLDPEYALKNILYARAFTSDHQMIVTERAESYIKERDIGLIIVDSLISHFRGEYVGRETLAERQQKLNKYLHKLLRLALGYNMAVIVTNQVVADPTAFFGDPNKPAGGHVLGHGVTARLYIKRGKKDRRVVKLVKSPYLPEGTVEIVITQGGIEDV from the coding sequence ATCCCGAGGAGAAAGGTCAGAGTAGAGGAACCTCCTGAGGATGAATTTGAGGAGGAGAGTGAGGATTATTATGAGGAGGAATCCGATGTCTCCGGGGAATATGATCTGACCGAGCTCGAGGGGGTTGGTCCCGCTACTGCTAGGAGGTTGGTGGAGGCTGGTTTCACTAGCTTAGAGTCTATAGCGATGTCAACACCCTCCGAGCTCGCGGTATATGCTGGGATAAGTGAGACTGTCGCTCAAAAGATAATACAGGCCGCGAGGAGTAAGCTCAATATAGATGTCATGTCGGCTTATGACTTTTATCAGCAGAGGAAGGCCGTTCAAAGGATAACGACAGGGTCGAAAGCTCTAGATGAATTATTAGGAGGGGGTGTCGAAACACAATCTATAACTGAGATATACGGTCCTTACGGATCTGGGAAGACTCAATTCTGCCACCAGATGGCTGTAACTGTTCAATTAGCTGAGGATAAAGGTGGACTCGGTAGAGGGGCTATGTACATAGATACTGAGGGTACTTTTAGGCCAGAGAGGATAATACAGATAGCAGAAAGGTTCAAGCTCGATCCCGAGTATGCTTTAAAGAACATACTCTATGCTAGGGCTTTCACGAGCGATCATCAGATGATAGTGACTGAAAGAGCTGAATCATACATAAAGGAGAGGGATATCGGCCTCATAATAGTGGATTCCCTCATAAGTCACTTCAGGGGGGAGTACGTGGGCAGGGAGACCTTAGCCGAGAGACAGCAGAAGCTCAATAAATACTTACACAAGCTTCTCAGACTCGCATTAGGGTATAATATGGCTGTAATAGTCACGAATCAAGTCGTCGCAGATCCTACAGCTTTCTTCGGCGACCCTAATAAGCCCGCAGGAGGTCATGTCCTGGGGCACGGGGTGACAGCGAGACTTTACATAAAGAGAGGGAAGAAGGATAGGAGGGTCGTGAAACTCGTTAAGAGCCCATACCTCCCAGAAGGCACTGTTGAGATAGTTATAACTCAAGGTGGTATTGAAGACGTCTAG
- the prs gene encoding ribose-phosphate diphosphokinase, translating to MLVVGPEDGFNTELSRRLGTKLVPVDRRVFPDGEVCPRVLGNVYGEDILLSMRMRAGSCQPNSYLMEILFTVRNLKEHMGARSIYLLMPYFPYSRQDAIFREGEPFSSKYVAELLEDSGVDKVITVTAHLHRVSDAKAIFRRADFYNLSGFESLAKELKRIPLRDPFILGPDTESINWARELAEYYGTEEFDSFGKERDLSSGEIRTLVKELKLEGRDVILVDDIVSTGGTMANAIRAAKMMGARFLIAAFVHPVIVPGSLERIIGAGADIIMATDTLEWSGSRASVVPTIASALKEGDLP from the coding sequence ATGCTGGTAGTGGGTCCGGAGGATGGATTCAATACCGAACTCTCAAGGAGGCTCGGAACGAAGCTCGTACCGGTCGATAGGAGGGTATTCCCGGACGGAGAAGTGTGTCCCAGAGTCTTGGGTAATGTGTATGGTGAGGACATCTTATTATCCATGAGGATGAGGGCAGGGAGTTGTCAACCGAACAGTTATCTAATGGAGATCCTTTTCACAGTGAGGAACCTCAAGGAGCATATGGGGGCGAGATCGATATACTTACTAATGCCCTATTTCCCCTACTCGAGGCAAGATGCTATATTCAGGGAGGGAGAGCCTTTCTCTTCCAAATACGTGGCTGAGCTCCTAGAGGACTCGGGTGTCGATAAGGTCATCACAGTCACAGCCCACCTCCACAGAGTGAGCGATGCGAAGGCGATCTTCAGAAGGGCCGATTTCTACAACTTAAGCGGGTTCGAATCCCTAGCTAAGGAGCTCAAGAGGATACCCTTGAGGGATCCTTTCATCTTGGGACCGGATACTGAGAGCATAAATTGGGCTAGGGAGCTCGCTGAGTACTATGGGACGGAGGAGTTCGATTCTTTCGGGAAGGAAAGGGATCTCAGCTCAGGGGAAATAAGGACTCTCGTTAAGGAGCTCAAGCTCGAGGGGAGGGACGTTATCTTGGTCGATGATATTGTCTCTACCGGAGGGACTATGGCGAATGCCATCAGAGCGGCTAAGATGATGGGCGCTAGATTTCTTATAGCCGCTTTCGTCCACCCCGTGATCGTCCCCGGCTCCTTGGAAAGGATAATAGGAGCAGGAGCGGATATCATAATGGCGACGGATACGCTAGAATGGTCTGGATCGAGAGCGAGCGTCGTGCCTACGATAGCTTCGGCATTAAAAGAGGGTGATCTTCCTTGA